GCAATCTAGAAAGAATTGAAAGTTATTTATATTCATTTACGTTCTAGGCTGAATGGGTTGGGAAATAATTCTTTCAGATTCCTTATAATGGTCTTGCCAGTTTTTACGCTATGCATTATTATGGTTGTTTCAGGATTAAACTCAGCTATAACTTGTCTGCAAGCTCCGCAAGGGGGGATAGGTTTATCTAGATCGGTAACTATTGCTACAGCTACTGGTTCCCGTTCGCCAGCAGTTATCATTGCTGATATAGCTGATCTCTCTGCACATATTGTTAAACCATAACTAGCATTTTCAACATTAACTCCTAAGAAAACATTACCGTTTCTAGTTAGAATAGCTGCTGCTACGTGTATGCCACTATATGGTGCATAACTATTCTTTAAGACGCTCTTAGCTTTCTCAATTAAGAAATCTATGTTGAGGTTTTCCACCATACTGTATCATCTAATATGGTTTTTCTACAATAATATGTAAGGGAGAAGAATAAGTATTTTATTATCTTACCATATAACATTAACATTTTCTTTTTCGGCAACATATCTAAGATCCTTATCTCCTGTTATAATAGGAGCATTTTTCCTCTTAGCTAATACTATCAATGTAGAATCAACTATGCTTAATCTCCTATTCCTTAGGCTAGGTATTCTTGATTTTTTAAGAATATCATCTCCTCTAACTTTGATCTGGGCTACTTCTGCATATTCTTCGGATCTTATCATATGCTATGGCTAGAAGAGTATATGTATCACTGATTACTTCTTTCTCCTCTTCCAAAACTCTTCCTCCTCAAGATCTAGTTCTAACTCTGCTTTTTCAGCTGATCCCTTGCCTTTACAACAACACCACACTTTCTCCCATAGATCAAGAGGTTTCAACGCGATCTTACCATTTTATACCTTCAGTAGTTAAACTTATAAGTTTAACTAATAAGATAAACGATAAATCCACCTATAAATAGGCGGCTTAGAATAGTTAAAAGGATGATAAGCTAGTTGTGAAAATTGTTAATAATAGTAAAAACATAATTGATTAGCGTGTTTATTTTTATAGAGAAATGTGTTTGAATTTAAACCTCTACTACGATCTATAATGTTCTATAGTTGCTTTATCACTATAATGTATTGTTCTCCTTGTATTTCCCATTCTTTCCTGTATCCTTGTATTTTTTCAAGTTGCTCAGGCGTGTCTATGTAGGCTAGTTTTTCTGATCTGGTTTCGTTTTTAATGTATTCTGTATATGGTTTTAATAGTTCAACGTGTTTTCTCGGTGCATAAATATATGTTTCTATTTTAGCATCTAATGGTAGGTTTATTTCTTTACGCATTACTTGTATTCTTCTTATAAGATCTCTTGCTAGTCCTTCAGCTATTTCTTCTTCGGTGAGCCTAGTATCTATTGCTACACTTCCCCATTCACGTTCTTCAACGCTGTATCCTTCCACATATGATGGAGTGATTGATACTTGTTCTTTTGTTAATTTAATTTCTTGTCCTTCAATAATTGCTGTGTGTTCTCCCTTCCCAACAATATCTCTAGCTATACTCTCCTGATTCTCTCCAATATACTTAATCACCTTCTTGGCTAGCCTACGATATAATGGGCCAATAACTTTATAGATAGGTGAAACCCTGTATTTCACTATCTTCCCTATCTCAGCTACTGGTTTAGCTTCAACTTTTCTAACATTGATTAATCTAGCAAGTAATCCGCTGTGCTTCAATGTTATCTCTCTTATTTCTTCCCTATCCGTATATACTGTGAGGGTTTTTACTGGTTGGCGAAGCTTTATTCCAGCCTTCATTCTAGCAGCAGCTGCTGCTTCATAGATTTCCCTGATCACATCCATTATTTTCTCTAAGTCCTCGTCAATGTATTCATCATCAATGCTTGGCCAGTCAAGTAAATGTATAGATATTGGCTGTTCAGGATCAGCTTTTCTAAATACTTCCTGGTATATTTTCTCCGCAAGGAATGGTGTGAAGGGAGCCATCATTCTCAGCCATTTCTCTAAAACATAGTATAGAACTGTATAAGCTGCTAGTTTATCAGGCGTGTTCTCCTCGACCCATACACGAGGTCTTATTAAGCGGATATACCAGTGGCTAACATCTTCAACTATGAATTTGCGGAGCATTCTAGCTGCTTCATGTATATAGTATTTCTCAAGGTTTTCCGTTACTTTTTTGACAACACTATTTATGCGTGACAAGATCCATTTATCCTCGTATCTTAAATGTTCTCTATAATCATCTATTCTGTGCTGGAGAGGATCATATTTGTCTAGGTTCATATATGTTGATGCAAATACAAATGTGTTCCAAGCAATACCTAGGTCTCTACGTATCTCATCTATACCTCTCCAAGAAAACCTTAGATCCTCCCATACAGTGTTTTGGCTGACCCAGAACCTTAAAGGATCCCTGCCAGCTCTTTCAATAGCCTCATCTGTCCCAACATAGTTTCCAAGACTTTTATGCATCTCTCTACCATGCTCATCCAACGCGAATCCATGAACTAAGACTGTATTATATGGTTTACTCTGGAAACCCAGGACACCGGCACGTAGTAGTGAGAAGAACCATCCACGTATTTGATCATGTCCCTCCACTATGAAGTCCAGTATAATATCTTTAAGAGATAATTTTTCTGGATGACCCTTAGCTGCATAGAATGAAATAGCACTATCAAACCATACATCCATTACATCAGGAACACGTTTCATCGGCTTACCACATATTGGACATTTTAGCTCGACCTCGTCTATCCATGGCCTATGAAGCTCCTTAGGCCTCTTTCCTCCAAGCTGCTCGAGCTCCTCTACGCTTCCAATAACTACTCTATGACCCTCGGGACACTCCCATATAGGTAGTGGTGTCCCCCAGTATCTCTGCCTACTTATAACCCAGTCCTGAAGATTTTCAAGCATATGCATCATTCGGTCAAGTGCCCAGCTAGGTATCCAGTTAACTTTTTTCGCTTCATCTATTAGTTTCTCTTTTAGCTTGGTTACCCTAAGCACCCACTGCTTAGTAGCTCTCATAACTATGGGTGTTTTACAGCGCCAGCAAACAGGGTATTTGTGTGTTATTTGTGATGCATGGAGAAGAGCACCCCTCTCCTTTAGATCATTTATTATTTCGGGATTTGCTTCCCGAACTTTTTTACCAGCGAACTTGCCTGCTATACTAGTGAATTTGCCCTCATCATCTATTGGTGAAGCAATAAAATCTATTCCGATCCTTTTAGCAACTGCGAAATCCTCCATACCATGCCCTGGCGCTCCATGAACTAGTCCTGTTCCCTCAGTTGTTGTTACGAATTCGGGCGCCAATACTACTCTATGATACTTGCTCAGCTTCTCCTGTAATGGAACAATATCTTTTAGTGGATGATCATATTCTAATCCCTCAATCTCCTTACCGGGAAACTCTTCGAGGATCTCATATTCTTTAATTCCTGCTTCGCTCATTACTTTTTCCAGCCTAGGCTTGGCTAGAATATATATTTCTTCGCCGACTCTTACACGAACATATGTTATATCTGGATGAGCCATTACGAAAGTATTTGCTGGAAGAGTCCATGGAGTAGTTGTCCATATAAGCAAGTATTCCCTCTCTTTACCCCTAACAGGGAATTTAACATAAATACTTGGATCAGTTAGAACCTTGTATTCAACCTCGTATTCTGCAAGAGTAGTCGAGCAACGAGGACACCAGTAAACAACGCGCTCCTCTCTATCAAGTAATCCTTGCTCAGCAGCCTTCTTTATAAGCCACCATCCAGCCTCTATGTATTCATCTCTAAGGGTTAGATACGGGTTTTCCCAATCCATAAACACTCCTAGTTCTTTAAACCATTTAGTCAGGCTCTTAATATTGTTGAGAGCTAGTTTCTTACATTCATTAACAAACTTGTCCACACCAATTTTTTCCTCAATTTCTCGTTTAACCTTAACACCAAGCTTTTGTTCAATTTTAACCTCTATAGGTAAACCGTGGCAATCGTATCCCGGCCTATCAAATACGTTGTATCCCCGCATACGTTTATAGCGGAGAACAATGTCTTTCAATGTCTTGTTCCAAGCCGTACCAATATGGGGAACCTCACCGCTTGGATAAGGCGGGCCATCTATAAAGTTGAATCTATGAATAGATCTATTCGATTTCTCCTTGACTAATCTATAGATTTGGTTTTCATCCCAAAATCTTTTAACCCATTCCTCGACTTTGTGTGGATCATATTGTCCCTTTAGTTTTCCAATGATCGGCAAAACCCTTCAACTCCTCTATACGCATTGCTTATTACTTTTTTAAAATAAGAATTAATACATGATAAATATTTTCTAACCAGTAGATATGTGGAGTCTAATCTACAAGAATCTCTAAAATCATGTACATAACGACTATTAAGGCTAAACAAGAATACAGTTGAACAATGAATAGGCAGGGGCGCGATATAATGCGGAGAGAAGCAATAGTTGCTGAAGACTTAAAGAAGAGATACATGACAAAGAAGAGGAAAGGATTGCTTAGAAGCGAGAAACAAGTAGTAGAAGCTCTTCGCGGTATAAGTTTTAAAATTTATGAGGGAGAAGTTGTCGGCTTACTAGGACCTAATGGTGCTGGAAAGACAACTACTGTAAAAATAATATCAACACTTCTAATACCGGATGAGGGAAATGCATGGGTATATGGATACCACGTGGTTAATGAAGCTAAAAAAGTACGTGAGAAACTAGGAGTAATGCTTACGGTTGAGAAGGGATTCTATGGAAAGCTCACGGGCCGGGAGAATCTAGAATATTTTGGAGCACTATATGGGTTAAAGGGAAAAGAGCTTAAGAAAAGAGTAGAATACCTACTGGAGCTCTTAGAACTCGAAAAACTTGGAGCTGGTGATAGATTATTTGAAGAATATAGTTTAGGTATGAAGGCAAGACTTAATCTTGCCAGAGCACTACTACGCGACCCACCTGTTCTACTCCTAGATGAACCAACTCTAGGCCTAGACCCGCCAAGTGCTAGGCGTATTAGAGAACTAGTAAAAACCCTAGCACATAAGCAGGGTAAAGCAATACTGTATACTACTCATAACATGTTTGAAGCAGAAATAGTTTGTGATCGAATAATACTGATTAATAAGGGAAAAATAGTTGCTGAAGGAACCCCTGAGGAATTAAAGACTGCGATACCTAAGATTAAAACCATTAACCTTATTGTTAGAGGAACTGGAAGCGTTGACTCGATCTTTTCAGGTATAAACGCTGAGAAAGTATATGTTGAGCCAACTGATGGATTATACAATATTAAAATACAGGTTTACAAGCCGGAGGAGATCATAGATATTCTGGTGAAGAAGCTTGTCAATAATGGTTTCGACATTGTCTCTTTAAAAATTGAAGAACCCACTCTCGAAGATGTATTCATATATTTTGCTGAGAAAGGCGTTAAACAATGAGCTTAACAGATCTAATATTGGCTGAAATGAAGTTTGTATACGGAGACATTATTCGTAGAAAATCTGTTTTACTAATGTTTATAGCTTTTCCATATGTTCTCACATTATTCATAGTATTAATTGGCTATTCAGTTGGTAATAGGCAGGTTTTTGTGGAGAAAATAGGTGTTGATCCAGAAATATTCTTTTTGACAAGTGGTTTCCTTCTCATGTCTATTCTCGGAGTAAGCGATGATCTGCTGTGGAGGCCCAATTTTGATCGGTGGATGGGGACTCTTCCATACCTTATACTTAGCCCGGTACCAAGACTATACAGATATATTGCTATACCTATTCCCAGACTTATACTAGTAGTAATTACTGGGTTAACAAGCGTTATTCCAGTATATATTTACTTCTACGGATTAGAGGGGCTATGGAGCGGGTTAGCGGTTATTTTACTTGCAGCAATAGCTGCTATTCTCTTCACTACACCAATAATGATAATTATGGGGCTAGTATATGGTAGTGGAGGGGAGCATTGGAGAATAATTAATATTATTAGACCCCTCCTCCTAATACTGCTTGGAGCATATTATCCAAGATACATGATGCCATTAGCTGGCCTCATATTCTCATACATGATCCCGTCAAGCCATATAGTTGAGATTGTTCAGAGAATGCTTACCCATACACTGGAGTTATCATATGCATTAACATTGATCGGTATAGGCACGGCGCTGTTTATACTTTATGCTCCTCTAGGTGTTAGATCGATTAATTATTGGGAAACTAAGAAACTAAAAGAAGGTGTGAGGTGAACCTGCTTGTTCGAAGCAGTAAAGGCTGTTTTGAAAGCATATTTTACAGCCGAACTACTTAGAAGCCATGGATTAACATATGGATTAGTATCTATGGCTCTATGGATGACATTATTTATTGCACCAATCATGCTTTTTGCCTCGCCTGGCGAATCTAGTCAAATCATATCCGGCTATGCTTTCTCAGCTGTTCTAGTATTCATGTCCTATAGCATGGCTACTTGGGATTGGGCATGGGAGCTTAGATGGTTAATGATGAATAATATGTTGGAACACGTAATACTTAGTGGTAGAAGCATATTCATACACTATATAGGAATTATACCCATAAGTTTTACATGGCTTGGATTCTCATTAATAACTGTTTATATATTGTTATCGATCCTAGTCGGTCCCCCATTAATTATTATAAATGATCCATTCATGCTTGCGCTAGGATTAACAATGCTTTTCACAGTATTATTTGGCCACGCAATGATTCTTGGAGGAACCACTATTGCTGTTGGAACAAGCGGCCCTATCATGGAGTTTATTGGATGGATCCTTCCAATAGCGACCGGGGGATTAACACCGTTGTCAAGACTACCATATCCTCTACAAGTATTCGCCTTACTTACTCCCTACAGTTATCCCGCGGAAATACTAAGATATGGTTTGCTTGGGACACCGTCAGTAATTGATCTCTGGTCTGAGTGTTTTATAGGGATCATATATGATGCAGCCTTCATAATAATAGCGCTGGTATATTTCAAGTATCAAATGGTCAAGCTCTTTAAAGAGGGGCCTAAAACTGTAGGTATGTACTAGTTCTTCTTGATCAGTATTATTGTTCCAAATCATTTTTTATCTACATCTAATCTATATTTGGAGAGGGTGCTGAGTATTTGGAATTGCCAGATACTATAATGTGGTTGATCAAAGAATATAAGCCAACCAAGAGCTTACTACATAATCTTGTCTATTTAATGGATGGCGTTGATGAAAACTTTATGCATTGGAGCATATCAATAACTGGTGTTTACTCTGAGAAGATTGACTATATTGTTGAAAACCTTATTCGTAAAGGATTAGTAATTGAATGTAGTAATGGAAGACTTACAATAGATAAGTGTCCTAGCGAGGATATTGATGGCCACAAAATAGTTTCACAAGCCATATTTAAATACTTGTTATCCAAGACTATGAAGGCTCAAATAATAAGGGGAGAGCTAAGCAACTAGTTTTAGCTTGTCTCCGGAGCCTCTTTAATTTTACCTCCTACGGCATCCTCCAATATATCGATAATAACATATCTTGCTCTATTCAATTCTTCTTCTGTTAATTCACGATACTTGTTCCGGTTAAGATAAACAATAAATAATGCTTCAGGTATTAAGCCGTTCTTCTCAGCGAATACATCCGGGTTTTCCTCCCTAACATCTATTGGTTTCTCATCTCTAAGCTTAGCCAGTAATAAGTACTTGATTACCTCCCTACTAGCTGAGGGATATATACTGATAGACTCTATTACAACCCTAACATCTTCTTCGCTGAACCCCTTAGATCCAAGTTCTTGAGCAACTTCTTTCTTAACATCTTCTCTAATAGCTTTCTGCATTGCATCGCCGAATCTATTGCTGAAAATATGTCTTGCACTTCTTAAATCATATATGAACGTATCAAGTCTTTTCCAAGCTGGTTTACGGTGTATGAAGAGGTTTTCAAGGCTTTGCCTCGCTAATTCCCTATAGTCTTTGCATAGATTACCAATATCTCCTCTAGCCATTATCATTTGTAATAGTCCATATATGCTGTAATCTGTTAGGGACAAGTATAGTCTTAGATTATCGCTTGACTCCAACATTTTATCTATAATACTGGCTATGTGGTCTCTGAGACAGTTGAGCAGGAAACCGATTGTTTCATCAAATGCTATGTTTACATGGTGTAGATAAACATTTTTATACATCATTTTTCTAGCATTCAATAACCTTACTAGATCATCTACAGCCTTAGTAGATATTGCTGGAACAAGTAATCCATGGTGCTCTAATAAATAAGTATTTCTTATCAACCATTCATCGTTTATGTTGCCTAGAGGCAAGCCTGTAAAGTAACTGTCTCTCCTTAAATAATCAATTATATCTGATGTGTAAATATAGTCTCTAACAACAAGCCTCACTATTCCATGGACAGCCTTATCGGGTCTTGGCACATAGAATTCATCTAGCCTAACAATATTCTTTGAAACTAGATCCGTGTGATCCTTCATTCCAAGAGGAGGCTTTAAAGATTCATCAAGAATATCAATTATAAAATCTGCA
This is a stretch of genomic DNA from Staphylothermus hellenicus DSM 12710. It encodes these proteins:
- the cdd gene encoding cytidine deaminase, translating into MVENLNIDFLIEKAKSVLKNSYAPYSGIHVAAAILTRNGNVFLGVNVENASYGLTICAERSAISAMITAGEREPVAVAIVTDLDKPIPPCGACRQVIAEFNPETTIIMHSVKTGKTIIRNLKELFPNPFSLERK
- a CDS encoding PIN domain-containing protein — its product is MIRSEEYAEVAQIKVRGDDILKKSRIPSLRNRRLSIVDSTLIVLAKRKNAPIITGDKDLRYVAEKENVNVIW
- the ileS gene encoding isoleucine--tRNA ligase; protein product: MPIIGKLKGQYDPHKVEEWVKRFWDENQIYRLVKEKSNRSIHRFNFIDGPPYPSGEVPHIGTAWNKTLKDIVLRYKRMRGYNVFDRPGYDCHGLPIEVKIEQKLGVKVKREIEEKIGVDKFVNECKKLALNNIKSLTKWFKELGVFMDWENPYLTLRDEYIEAGWWLIKKAAEQGLLDREERVVYWCPRCSTTLAEYEVEYKVLTDPSIYVKFPVRGKEREYLLIWTTTPWTLPANTFVMAHPDITYVRVRVGEEIYILAKPRLEKVMSEAGIKEYEILEEFPGKEIEGLEYDHPLKDIVPLQEKLSKYHRVVLAPEFVTTTEGTGLVHGAPGHGMEDFAVAKRIGIDFIASPIDDEGKFTSIAGKFAGKKVREANPEIINDLKERGALLHASQITHKYPVCWRCKTPIVMRATKQWVLRVTKLKEKLIDEAKKVNWIPSWALDRMMHMLENLQDWVISRQRYWGTPLPIWECPEGHRVVIGSVEELEQLGGKRPKELHRPWIDEVELKCPICGKPMKRVPDVMDVWFDSAISFYAAKGHPEKLSLKDIILDFIVEGHDQIRGWFFSLLRAGVLGFQSKPYNTVLVHGFALDEHGREMHKSLGNYVGTDEAIERAGRDPLRFWVSQNTVWEDLRFSWRGIDEIRRDLGIAWNTFVFASTYMNLDKYDPLQHRIDDYREHLRYEDKWILSRINSVVKKVTENLEKYYIHEAARMLRKFIVEDVSHWYIRLIRPRVWVEENTPDKLAAYTVLYYVLEKWLRMMAPFTPFLAEKIYQEVFRKADPEQPISIHLLDWPSIDDEYIDEDLEKIMDVIREIYEAAAAARMKAGIKLRQPVKTLTVYTDREEIREITLKHSGLLARLINVRKVEAKPVAEIGKIVKYRVSPIYKVIGPLYRRLAKKVIKYIGENQESIARDIVGKGEHTAIIEGQEIKLTKEQVSITPSYVEGYSVEEREWGSVAIDTRLTEEEIAEGLARDLIRRIQVMRKEINLPLDAKIETYIYAPRKHVELLKPYTEYIKNETRSEKLAYIDTPEQLEKIQGYRKEWEIQGEQYIIVIKQL
- a CDS encoding ABC transporter ATP-binding protein produces the protein MRREAIVAEDLKKRYMTKKRKGLLRSEKQVVEALRGISFKIYEGEVVGLLGPNGAGKTTTVKIISTLLIPDEGNAWVYGYHVVNEAKKVREKLGVMLTVEKGFYGKLTGRENLEYFGALYGLKGKELKKRVEYLLELLELEKLGAGDRLFEEYSLGMKARLNLARALLRDPPVLLLDEPTLGLDPPSARRIRELVKTLAHKQGKAILYTTHNMFEAEIVCDRIILINKGKIVAEGTPEELKTAIPKIKTINLIVRGTGSVDSIFSGINAEKVYVEPTDGLYNIKIQVYKPEEIIDILVKKLVNNGFDIVSLKIEEPTLEDVFIYFAEKGVKQ
- a CDS encoding ABC transporter permease: MFEAVKAVLKAYFTAELLRSHGLTYGLVSMALWMTLFIAPIMLFASPGESSQIISGYAFSAVLVFMSYSMATWDWAWELRWLMMNNMLEHVILSGRSIFIHYIGIIPISFTWLGFSLITVYILLSILVGPPLIIINDPFMLALGLTMLFTVLFGHAMILGGTTIAVGTSGPIMEFIGWILPIATGGLTPLSRLPYPLQVFALLTPYSYPAEILRYGLLGTPSVIDLWSECFIGIIYDAAFIIIALVYFKYQMVKLFKEGPKTVGMY
- a CDS encoding HD domain-containing protein, which translates into the protein MSLINDDKTLAKYAGGTELGLLWSMPFNAQIRDVIYQYIDYVKGFEDSIIDSWPVQRLRYVHQLQTAHFVYPSATHTRFDHSLGVMHLSYKYMNQLLRSITKYGGEGTGQLKEIISKSREAIIAARILGLLHDIGHGPFSHAFDTYVYKNRDFLGYKLGNHELLGYIIYRDYLRDEIRKTITNYNNVLGIDADFIIDILDESLKPPLGMKDHTDLVSKNIVRLDEFYVPRPDKAVHGIVRLVVRDYIYTSDIIDYLRRDSYFTGLPLGNINDEWLIRNTYLLEHHGLLVPAISTKAVDDLVRLLNARKMMYKNVYLHHVNIAFDETIGFLLNCLRDHIASIIDKMLESSDNLRLYLSLTDYSIYGLLQMIMARGDIGNLCKDYRELARQSLENLFIHRKPAWKRLDTFIYDLRSARHIFSNRFGDAMQKAIREDVKKEVAQELGSKGFSEEDVRVVIESISIYPSASREVIKYLLLAKLRDEKPIDVREENPDVFAEKNGLIPEALFIVYLNRNKYRELTEEELNRARYVIIDILEDAVGGKIKEAPETS